From one Sylvia atricapilla isolate bSylAtr1 chromosome 17, bSylAtr1.pri, whole genome shotgun sequence genomic stretch:
- the MTMR3 gene encoding myotubularin-related protein 3 isoform X2, with product MDEETQHSLECIQANQIFPRKQLIREDENLQVPFIELHGESTEYVGRAEDAIIALSNYRLHIKFKESVVNVPLQLIESVECRDIFQLHLTCKDCKVIRCQFSTFEQCQDWLKRLNNAIRPPSKIEDLFSFAYHAWCMEVYASEKEQHGDLCRPGEHVTSRFKNEVERMGFDMNNAWRISNINEKYKLCGSYPQEIIVPAWITDKELESVASFRSWKRIPAVVYRHQSNGAVISRCGQPEVSWWGWRNADDEHLVQSVAKACASDSRSNSNKLMNGNCSRDLPNGGDLSDVEFDSSISNASGAESLAIQPQKLLILDARSYAAAVANRAKGGGCECPEYYPNCEVVFMGMANIHSIRKSFQSLRLLCTQMPDPGNWLSALESTKWLQHLSVLLKSALLVVHAVDRDQRPVLVHCSDGWDRTPQIVALAKLLLDPYYRTTEGFQVLVETEWLDFGHKFADRCGHGENSDDLNERCPVFLQWLDCVHQLQRQFPCSFEFNEAFLVKLVQHTYSCLFGTFLCNNAKERGEKHTQERTCSVWSLLRAANKAFKNLLYSSQSESVLYPVCHVRNLMLWSAVYLPCSSPSTPADDTCAPYPVPGSSPEEQPLGRLPKTRSFDNLTTACDSSVPTTNRRSSDPSLNEKWQEHRRSLELSSLGPPGDDPFEGDGLGRQGRAPMGAELSVAAGVAEGQMENILQEATKDDVGLEEHLRGGLEAAGRGDEVGLDKEKRADNPCGEKAEADTGTVTNNPTANPHPASHGAAELRGQQDEHSDPSSPLQKAPQGRGLQAVPSEGSGNRDAPNNTEEEGVGKDEGEAESPYGTAQASLSFPLTALPEERTSNIESSTETLTETEAKPELMPRAPCHRPHPFVNSADELSRTLENRPEGECMIELQKLGSRVHRTSGSSTTHLPMPSPCALPLADRKDELVFNGELELENKLVEKPAGFPATNGHCVNGEDGRIKASLSRQVSLASCSSAQLHLRNLHQKWMFSQLGKQAAGSPDQPARSHLDDDGMPVYSDVIQQRLRQIETGHQQEVETLKKQVQELKSRLESQLLNSSLRLNGDYGDEVVTRWLPDHLAAHCYGCDSAFWLASRKHHCRNCGNVFCSSCCNQKVPIPSQQLFEPSRVCKSCYSSLHPGSSSLDLELDKPITATSN from the exons ATG GATGAGGAGACTCAGCACAGCCTTGAATGCATCCAGGCTAATCAGATTTTTCCCAGGAAGCAGCTGATCCGAGAGGATGAGAACCTTCAG GTGCCGTTCATTGAGCTCCACGGGGAGAGCACGGAGTACGTGGGACGAGCAGAGGATGCCATCATTGCCCTTTCCAACTACAGGCTCCACATCAAATTCAAGGAATCTGTTGTGAAT GTTCCATTGCAGCTCATTGAGAGTGTGGAGTGCCGGGATATATTCCAGCTTCATTTGACTTGCAAGGACTGCAAGGTTATAAG GTGTCAGTTTTCCACCTTTGAGCAGTGTCAGGACTGGCTGAAGAGGCTGAACAATGCCATCCGCCCCCCGTCCAAGATAGAGGACCTGTTCTCCTTCGCCTACCACGCCTGGTGCATGGAGGTTTATGCCAGTGAAAAGGAGCAGCACGGGGACTTGTGTCGGCCAG GAGAACATGTAACTTCCAGGTTTAAGAACGAAGTGGAGCGGATGGGGTTTGATATGAACAATGCCTGGAGGATTTCCAACATCAATGAGAAGTACAA GCTGTGTGGCAGTTACCCCCAGGAGATCATCGTTCCCGCCTGGATCACGGACAAGGAGCTGGAGAGTGTGGCCAGCTTCCGCTCCTGGAAGCGCATCCCTGCCGTGGTGTACAG GCACCAGAGCAATGGGGCAGTGATCTCCCGCTGCGGCCAGCCCGAGGTGagctggtggggctggaggaACGCCGACGATGAGCACCTGGTCCAGTCCGTAGCCAAAGCCTGTGCCTCAGACTCCAGGTCCAACAGTAACAAGTTAATGAATGGGAATTGTTCCAGGGATTTGCCCAACGGAGGGGACCTCTCTGATGTGGAATTTG aCTCCTCCATCTCCAATGCCTCAGGAGCAGAGAGTTTGGCAATCCAGCCTCAGAAGCTTTTGATCCTGGACGCGAGATCTTACGCAGCAGCTGTGGCCAACAGAGCCAAGGGGGGTGGCTGTGAGTGCCCAG AATACTACCCCAACTGTGAAGTAGTGTTCATGGGGATGGCAAACATCCATTCCATCCGCAAGAGCTTCCAGTCGCTGCGTCTGCTCTGCACACAAATGCCAGATCCAGGAAA TTGGCTGTCAGCTCTGGAGAGCACCAAGTGGCTGCAGCACCTGTCAGTGCTCCTCAAGTCCGCGCTGCTCGTGGTGCACGCCGTGGACCGGGACCAGCGGCCGGTGCTGGTTCACTGCTCCGACGGCTGGGACCGCACGCCCCAGATCGTGGCCCTggccaagctcctgctggaccCCTACTACAGGACCACGGAG ggtttCCAGGTGCTGGTGGAGACGGAGTGGCTGGATTTTGGCCACAAGTTTGCAGATCGCTGTGGCCACGGGGAGAATTCAGATGACCTCAATGAGCGCTGCCCAGTGTTTCTGCAGTGGCTGGACTGTGTCCATCAGCTCCAGAGGCAGTTCCCCTGCTCCTTCGAGTTTAACGAAGCATTCCTT GTGAAGTTGGTGCAGCACACCTACTCCTGCCTCTTTGGAACATTCCTGTGCAACAATGcgaaagagagaggagagaaacacACTCAGGAACGGACCTGCTCCGTCTGGTCTTTGCTGCGGGCAGCAAACAAAGCCTTCAAAAACCTGCTCTACTCCTCCCAGTCGGAATCT GTGCTGTATCCCGTGTGCCATGTGCGGAACTTGATGCTCTGGAGCGCTGTTtacctgccctgctcctcccccTCCACGCCCGCTGATGACACCTGTGCCCCgtaccctgtgccaggctctaGCCCCGAAGAGCAGCCTCTGGGCAG GCTACCAAAGACAAGATCCTTCGACAATCTGACGACGGCCTGTGACAGCAGTGTGCCTACAACCAACCGCCGGAGCAGCGACCCCAGCCTCAACGAGAAGTGGCAGGAGCACCGCCgctccctggagctcagcagcctgGGCCCCCCTGGGGACGACCCCTTCGAGGGGGAcgggctgggcaggcagggcagggccccCATGGGGGCAGAGCTTTCTGTGGCAGCCGGGGTGGCAGAGGGACAAATGGAGAACATTCTGCAGGAGGCCACTAAAGATGATGTTGGGCTGGAGGAGCACTTGAGGGGTggcctggaggcagcagggagaggggatgaGGTTGGCCTGGATAAGGAGAAGAGAGCTGACAATCCGTGTGGGGAAAAGGCCGAGGCGGACACAGGTACCGTAACGAACAATCCCACAGCCAACCCACACCCGGCCTCACACGGTGCTGCGGAGCTCAGAGGACAGCAGGACGAGCACAGCGACCCCAGCAGCCCTCTCCAGAAGGCACCTCAGGGGCGAGGACTGCAGGCCGTTCCTTCTGAGGGCTCTGGAAACAGAGATGCCCCAAACAACACAGAGGAGGAAGGTGTTGGGAAAGATGAAGGAGAAGCGGAGAGCCCATACGGCACGGCCCAGGCcagcctttccttccctctgacAGCCCTGCCGGAGGAAAGGACATCCAACATTGAAAGCTCCACAGAAACCTTAACGGAGACCGAAGCAAAGCCCGAGCTCATGCCCAGGGCTCCGTGCCACAGACCTCACCCCTTCGTCAACAGCGCCGATGAGCTGTCCCGAACTCTGGAGAACAGGCCGGAGGGGGAGTGCATGATAGAGCTCCAAAAACTGGGATCAAGAGTGCATAGGACTTCTGGTAGCAGCACCACACACCTCCCGATGCCTTCCCCTTGTGCCTTGCCTCTAGCAGACCGCAAAGATGAGCTGGTGTTTAatggggagctggagctggagaacaaACTGGTGGAGAAACCCGCGGGATTCCCGGCCACCAACGGACACTGCGTCAATGGCGAAGACGGGCGGATCAAGGCCTCACTGAGCCggcaggtgtccctggccagctgcagctctgctcagctccaccTGAGGAACTTGCACCAGAAATGGATGTTCAGCCAGCTGGGGAAGCAGGCGGCCGGCAGCCCGGACCAGCCAGCCCGCAGCCACCTGGACGATGACGGGATGCCCGTCTACAGTGACGTCATCCAGCAGCGCCTGCGCCAGATCGAGACGGGCCATCAGCAGGAGGTGGAGACCCTCAAGAAGCAGGTGCAGGAGCTGAAGAGCCGCCTGGAGAGCCAGCTCCTCAACAGCTCCCTGCGGCTCAACGGCGACTACGGGGACGAAGTG GTGACGCGGTGGCTCCCGGATCACCTGGCCGCGCACTGCTACGGCTGCGACAGCGCCTTCTGGCTCGCCAGTCGGAAACACCACTGCAG